A genomic region of Seriola aureovittata isolate HTS-2021-v1 ecotype China chromosome 21, ASM2101889v1, whole genome shotgun sequence contains the following coding sequences:
- the LOC130162480 gene encoding GTPase IMAP family member 8-like — protein MKKATSAKELNVVIVGSQGSHKDLVGNIILGRNAFDAVDATFDCEKGEGEVCERRVTLVQTPGWLRGYQLCDTAGLFKTETILSVTLCPPGLHGFLLVINAELPFTDVYKKTTKEHLEYCFGEKVWDHTVVVFSHRGDMDHETIEDYISKEGAPLQSLLEACGNRYHVLCDDGTDNSTNVRQLFEKLDTMVAENSCYEVESRLIQTVEERRKEVDKKAEELRLQTQQERQRLRRLLSEPKPSLRILMVGWVFSGKSAAGNRILRSKQFQSGERTMKALKQSGEVAGREVVIVDTPGWWKFFPATYTPQIVKSEILEGVSLCSPSPNVVLLVVPPDTSFTDEQKRVTEDNMRLLGQRVWRHVILPFTSGDTLGNKTIEQHIESEGKPLRGLIEKCGKRYHVLDNRSKADDQVTELLEKMEEMVAGNCSLYLNETDDPQQQEKSDEPTKNKDESTAKEITEQLNIEWDRKNWEEHCTLKGDDSMSFLMNFSEDKQRLKDFEGEEEDKLQSEDDAGSVSLNMIKRLMEKEWIRREAAVEHIHMFFAGERAISEPDAVKLRESREKVLSWRETIKTSGYGSNSTTSREAEEETEQEVLPC, from the exons atgaagaaagcTACATCTGCCAAAG AGCTGAATGTGGTGATTGTGGGATCACAAGGCTCACATAAAGATCTGGTTGGAAACATCATCCTGGGAAGAAACGCGTTTGATGCCGTAGATGCAACATTCGACTGTgagaagggagagggagaagtgtGTGAGCGAAGAGTCACGTTGGTCCAAACCCCTGGATGGCTGCGAGGATATCAGCTGTGTGATACAGCAGGACTTTTCAAGACAGAGACGATTCTCAGCGTCACTCTGTGTCCACCTGGACTGCATGGTTTCCTGCTGGTGATTAATGCTGAGCTTCCATTCACAGATGTCTACAAGAAGACGACAAAGGAGCACTTGGAGTATTGTTTTGGTGAGAAGGTGTGGGATCACACTGTAGTGGTCTTCAGCCACAGAGGCGATATGGACCATGAAACCATTGAGGATTACATCAGTAAAGAAGGGGCACCACTCCAGTCGCTGCTGGAGGCCTGTGGTAACAGGTATCATGTTCTCTGTGATGATGGGACAGACAACAGCACGAACGTCAGACAGCTGTTTGAGAAGCTCGACACCATGGTGGCAGAAAACAGTTGTTATGAAGTTGAGAGCAGGCTGATACAAACTgttgaagagaggaggaaggaggtggaCAAAAAAGCTGAGGAGTTGCGTCTGCAGACACAACAAGAAAGGCAAAGGCTCAGAAGGCTCCTGAGTG AGCCAAAACCCAGTCTGAGAATCTTGATGGTCGGGTGGGTGTTTTCTGGGAAGAGTGCCGCTGGCAACAGGATTTTAAGAAGCAAACAGTTTCAGTCTGGTGAGAGAACAATGAAAGCTTTAAAGCAAAGTGGCGAGGTGGCTGGAAGAGAGGTCGTCATCGTGGACACTCCTGGATGGTGGAAATTCTTCCCAGCGACGTACACCCCTCAGATTGTGAAGTCTGAGATTTTAGAAGGGGTGTCTCTGTGCTCGCCATCACCAAATGTCGTTCTGCTGGTGGTGCCGCCTGACACATCATTTACTGATGAACAAAAAAGAGTCACAGAGGACAACATGAGGCTACTTGGACAGAGAGTGTGGAGACATGTAATACTGCCGTTTACATCTGGGGACACTTTGGGAAACAAAACTATAGAGCAACACATTGAAAGTGAAGGAAAGCCTCTCCGTGGGctgattgagaaatgtggaaAGAGGTATCATGTCCTTGACAACAGGAGCAAAGCTGATGATCAGGTaacagagctgctggagaagatggaggagatggTGGCAGGAAACTGTTCTTTGTACCTCAATGAAACAGATGATCCACAACAACAAGAGAAAAGTGATGAACCAactaaaaacaaagatgagagCACAGCCAAAGAGATCACAGAACAACTTAACATTGAATGGGATCGCAAGAACTGGGAAGAACACTGTACGTTAAAAGGAGACGACAGTATGAGTTTCCTAATGAACT TTAGTGAAGACAAGCAGAGGCTCAAAGATtttgaaggagaggaagaagacaaacTACAAAGTGAAGATGATGCAGGATCCGTCTCTCTGAACATGATTAAGAGATTGATGGAGAAAGAGTGGATCAGACGAGAGGCAGCAGTGGAACATATCCACATGTTCTTTGCAG GTGAGAGAGCCATCTCTGAACCAGATGCTGTTAAGCTGCGGGAATCAAGAGAAAAAGTCCTATCATGGCGGGAAACCATCAAAACTTCAGGCTATGGGTCAAACTCTACCACCAGcagggaagcagaggaagagactgaaCAAGAAGTACTTCCATGTTAA